One Anopheles merus strain MAF unplaced genomic scaffold, AmerM5.1 LNR4000182, whole genome shotgun sequence DNA segment encodes these proteins:
- the LOC121601792 gene encoding sodium channel protein Nach-like, with protein sequence MVHKEEFFSLKVYSNNVIRHETYTAQYRFLAAREYIAIMNISPAPGIFQPKPVRVSQLPRYRNRQQNRTTFGKAKGIGKLVWDAVRDTFYDFASMSKIHGMYYLQRQVTTGFVRLLWIAIIVAFFVFGIVLIYLLWQKFVDSPTRMTIASEMKIVQVPFPGITLCHPQSVVDYKAERFVEKIKLPLGATKESVIKNLPSLGYFTEHQWTFPRPQDLRMIDNVLQLNNYTIEQAIDELGMICEDFILVCYWAGKQFPCFAKHAFLGWIGSTSHYGACCSFNYHPNVRGNKDPFVVNTYGMHGGLSVIGTGYPQASDGKSGALYSEGFMLMIHHPHDFAVEASPLTLIRLGKETFVNVLPTDSRCSEQVLALPQSQRDCIVGSDFSPPIERYRQPACTLECLRNEVHRKCGCHPFHLPRPMVGRNGQGIRNCTVYDSMCFVENYYMFKRLQCNCLPSCSDVTYKTASIVSNFSAYNFSINPFYKETNLTDFEFIFHIFMSNQVVAANRRIVVVSWISLLSNLGGAFSLCLGISVLSLFEVLFFSIFRLRKMYHKLKQRQEQQIKLVAPFARLQKF encoded by the exons ATGGTTCATAAAGAAGAGTTTTTTTCTCTGAAAGTATACAGTAATAATGTGATCCGTCATGAAACCTACACCGCACAGTACCGTTTCTTAGCCGCACGCGAGTACATTGCAATCATGAACATTTCACCTGCGCCGGGAATATTTCAACCCAAGCCGGTTCGTGTTTCCCAGCTACCGCGCTATCGAAACCGCcaacaaaacagaacaacCTTCGGCAAAGCCAAGGGAATTGGTAAACTCGTGTGGGATGCTGTACGCGATACGTTCTACGACTTTGCGTCCATGTCCAAAATCCATGGCATGTACTATCTGCAGCGACAGGTTACAACCGGATTCGTGCGACTGCTTTGGATCGCCATCATAGTAGCCTTCTTCGTCTTCGGCATCGTACTGATCTACCTGCTGTGGCAGAAGTTTGTCGATTCGCCGACGCGTATGACGATTGCGTCCGAGATGAAGATTGTACAAGTTCCCTTTCCCGGCATAACCCTGTGCCATCCACAGAGTGTGGTCGACTATAAGGCGGAACGATTCGTAGAAAAGAT CAAACTGCCTCTCGGTGCGACGAAAGAATCCGTGATCAAAAATTTACCTTCGCTGGGCTATTTCACCGAGCATCAGTGGACCTTTCCCAGGCCGCAAGACTTGCGGATGATTGACAACGTGCTGCAGCTGAACAACTACACCATCGAGCAGGCCATCGATGAGCTGGGCATGATTTGTGAGGATTTCATACTGGTGTGCTACTGGGCGGGCAAGCAGTTCCCCTGCTTTGCCAAACACGCATTCCTCGGGTGGATAGGTTCCACGAGCCATTACGGTGCGTGCTGCTCCTTCAACTATCACCCAAACGTGCGCGGAAACAAGGACCCGTTCGTCGTCAATACGTACGGCATGCACGGGGGCCTGAGCGTCATCGGCACCGGCTACCCGCAGGCATCGGACGGCAAATCAGGGGCACTCTACTCGGAAGGCTTTATG CTCATGATACACCATCCACACGATTTCGCCGTCGAGGCGTCTCCACTTACCTTGATACGCTTGGGTAAGGAGACGTTCGTTAATGTTCTACCGACGGACTCGCGCTGCTCGGAGCAGGTCCTAGCACTACCCCAAAGCCAGCGAGATTGTATCGTCGGGAGCGACTTCAGTCCGCCGATCGAAAGGTACCGCCAGCCAGCATGCACGCTCGAATGCTTGCGGAACGAGGTGCACCGAAAGTGCGGATGCCATCCGTTCCATCTGCCCCGACCGATGGTCGGTCGTAATGGACAGGGCATTAGAAACTGCACTGTCTACGATTCAATGTGTTTTGTAGAAAATTACT ATATGTTTAAAAGATTGCAATGCAATTGCTTACCGTCGTGCAGTGATGTAACGTACAAAACGGCCTCGATTGTTTCCAACTTTTCTGCCTACAACTTTTCGATTAATCCGTTTTA TAAAGAAACGAATCTCACTGATTTTGAGTTCATTTTCCACATCTTTATGAGCAATCAGGTCGTGGCAGCCAACAGAAGAATTGTCGTTGTGTCGTGGATTTCGCTTCTGT CCAATCTTGGTGGAGCATTCAGCTTGTGTCTTGGCATTAGCGTTCTCTCATTGTTTGaagtgttgtttttctctatttttcgtTTGAGAAAAATGTATCACAAACTAAAGCAGCGCCAGGAGCAGCAGATCAAGCTTGTTGCTCCCTTCGCACGGTTGCAGAAATTTTGA